One window of Cellulomonas shaoxiangyii genomic DNA carries:
- the murD gene encoding UDP-N-acetylmuramoyl-L-alanine--D-glutamate ligase has protein sequence MDARFDGRTVLVAGLGVSGRAAAQVLADRGAHVVTFDDRAPEADHRDVAAFLAGDGLAEVDLVVASPGLPPHHPLLAAARERGVPAWSEVELAWQVRVPRDGGGGEAAPWLAVTGTNGKTTTVGMLESILRAAGRRAPAVGNVGTPVVLAAVDPQVDVLAVELSSFQLHLTHSMSPQAAAVLNVAPDHLDWHGSLEAYAADKGRIFERTQVACVYNAADPLTAELVREADVVDGAVAVGFTLGTPAVGQVGLVDDVLVDRGFARLRHTHAAELGTLADLAQLAGPDGAVPPHVVRNALAAAALALAHGVDPVHVRDGLRAFAPGAHRIVTVGRVDGVAYVDDSKATNAHAAAASLAAFGEASVVWVAGGLAKGATFDELVRARRDRLRGVVLIGVDRAPLRDALARHAPDVPVIEVAAGETEPVMTRAVQEARRLAAGAPAGVPVTVLLAPASASMDQFASYAARGDAFAAAVRALGADGVSPRDDGPEATP, from the coding sequence GTGGACGCACGGTTCGACGGCCGCACCGTCCTGGTCGCCGGCCTCGGCGTCTCGGGCCGTGCGGCGGCCCAGGTGCTGGCCGACCGCGGCGCGCACGTCGTCACGTTCGACGACCGCGCCCCGGAGGCGGACCACCGGGACGTCGCCGCTTTCCTCGCCGGCGACGGCCTCGCGGAGGTCGACCTCGTCGTCGCCTCGCCGGGCCTGCCGCCGCACCACCCCCTCCTGGCGGCCGCGCGCGAGCGGGGCGTGCCCGCGTGGAGCGAGGTGGAGCTCGCGTGGCAGGTGCGGGTGCCCCGCGACGGCGGCGGTGGCGAGGCCGCGCCGTGGCTCGCGGTGACCGGCACGAACGGCAAGACGACCACCGTCGGCATGCTCGAGTCGATCCTGCGCGCAGCGGGGCGGCGCGCGCCCGCGGTGGGCAACGTCGGCACCCCGGTCGTGCTCGCGGCGGTCGACCCGCAGGTCGACGTGCTCGCCGTCGAGCTGTCGAGCTTCCAGCTGCACCTCACGCACTCGATGTCGCCCCAGGCGGCGGCCGTGCTCAACGTCGCGCCGGACCACCTCGACTGGCACGGGTCGCTCGAGGCGTACGCGGCCGACAAGGGCCGCATCTTCGAGCGCACCCAGGTCGCGTGCGTCTACAACGCGGCGGATCCGCTGACGGCCGAGCTCGTCCGCGAGGCCGACGTCGTCGACGGCGCGGTCGCGGTCGGCTTCACGCTCGGCACGCCGGCGGTGGGGCAGGTGGGCCTGGTGGACGACGTGCTCGTCGACCGCGGGTTCGCGCGCCTGCGGCACACGCACGCCGCCGAGCTCGGCACGCTCGCCGACCTCGCGCAGCTCGCGGGACCTGACGGGGCGGTACCGCCGCACGTCGTCCGCAACGCCCTCGCGGCCGCGGCGCTCGCCCTCGCGCACGGGGTCGACCCGGTGCACGTGCGTGACGGGCTGCGTGCGTTCGCGCCCGGGGCCCACCGGATCGTCACCGTCGGGCGCGTCGACGGCGTCGCGTACGTCGACGACTCCAAGGCGACGAACGCCCATGCCGCCGCCGCGTCCCTGGCCGCGTTCGGCGAGGCGTCGGTGGTCTGGGTCGCCGGCGGTCTGGCCAAGGGGGCGACGTTCGACGAGCTCGTGCGGGCGCGCCGCGACCGCCTGCGCGGCGTCGTGCTGATCGGTGTGGACCGCGCCCCGCTGCGCGACGCCCTGGCCCGACACGCCCCGGACGTCCCGGTGATCGAGGTGGCCGCCGGTGAGACTGAGCCGGTGATGACCCGTGCCGTGCAGGAGGCGCGCCGCCTGGCCGCCGGGGCGCCCGCGGGCGTCCCTGTGACGGTGCTGCTCGCCCCGGCCAGCGCGTCGATGGACCAGTTCGCGTCCTACGCCGCCCGCGGCGACGCCTTCGCGGCGGCCGTGCGGGCACTCGGGGCGGACGGGGTGAGCCCGCGCGACGACGGCCCGGAGGCCACGCCGTGA
- the mraY gene encoding phospho-N-acetylmuramoyl-pentapeptide-transferase, with translation MRAVLISGGIAMLVALLGTPLFIRFLVKRQYGQFIRQDGPTAHFTKRGTPTMGGVVIIGATLVGWLCGLVLTGTTPSASALLALFLMTGLGVVGFLDDFIKISRQRSLGLSPLWKIVGQGIVGVTFSVLALQFPNEQFRTPASTRISFIRDTNIDLAFAGTTVGLILFVVWANFLITAWSNAVNLTDGLDGLATGVSLIVFGAYVLVGVWQFNQTCQSVLTAGPRCYETRDPLDLAVVAAAITGALFGFLWWNASPAKIFMGDTGSLALGGALAALTILTRTEILGAIIGGLFVLIVLSDVIQIGFFKMTGKRVFKMAPLHHHFELSGWGEVTIVIRFWIIAGLFVALGVGIFYAEWVAG, from the coding sequence ATGAGGGCCGTCCTCATCTCGGGCGGCATCGCGATGCTGGTCGCGCTGCTCGGCACGCCCCTGTTCATCCGCTTCCTCGTGAAGCGGCAGTACGGCCAGTTCATCCGCCAGGACGGCCCGACCGCGCACTTCACGAAGCGCGGCACACCGACGATGGGCGGCGTCGTCATCATCGGCGCGACGCTGGTCGGCTGGCTGTGCGGGCTGGTGCTGACGGGCACCACACCGAGCGCGTCGGCCCTGCTCGCGCTGTTCCTCATGACCGGGCTCGGGGTGGTGGGGTTCCTCGACGACTTCATCAAGATCTCCCGCCAGCGCAGCCTGGGGCTGTCCCCGCTGTGGAAGATCGTGGGCCAGGGGATCGTGGGCGTGACGTTCTCGGTGCTCGCCCTGCAGTTCCCGAACGAGCAGTTCCGCACGCCGGCGTCGACGCGCATCTCGTTCATCCGCGACACGAACATCGACCTCGCGTTCGCCGGCACGACCGTCGGGCTGATCCTCTTCGTCGTCTGGGCGAACTTCCTCATCACCGCGTGGTCGAACGCCGTGAACCTCACCGACGGGCTCGACGGCCTCGCGACGGGCGTCTCGCTCATCGTCTTCGGCGCGTACGTGCTCGTGGGCGTGTGGCAGTTCAACCAGACGTGCCAGTCGGTCCTGACCGCCGGGCCGCGCTGCTACGAGACCCGCGACCCGCTCGACCTCGCGGTCGTGGCGGCCGCGATCACCGGCGCGCTGTTCGGGTTCCTGTGGTGGAACGCGAGCCCCGCGAAGATCTTCATGGGGGACACCGGGTCGCTGGCGCTCGGTGGTGCGCTCGCCGCCCTGACGATCCTCACGCGCACCGAGATCCTCGGCGCGATCATCGGCGGGCTCTTCGTGCTCATCGTGCTGTCCGACGTCATCCAGATCGGCTTCTTCAAGATGACCGGCAAGCGCGTGTTCAAGATGGCGCCGCTGCACCACCACTTCGAGCTGTCCGGGTGGGGCGAGGTCACCATCGTCATCCGGTTCTGGATCATCGCGGGGCTGTTCGTCGCCCTCGGGGTCGGGATCTTCTACGCGGAGTGGGTGGCGGGCTAG
- a CDS encoding UDP-N-acetylmuramoyl-tripeptide--D-alanyl-D-alanine ligase yields MIALTAAEIAAATGGALSGTAPATVVTGPVVVDSREVLPGGLFVALPGEHVDGHDYAAGAVASGAALVLAARPLDGPDGPLPCVVVPDVERALGDLARDVLARLREAAVEPGGSGLRVIGVTGSVGKTSTKDLLAQLCGAAGPTVAPVRSFNNEIGLPLTVLRADEATRFLVLEMGASGPGHLTYLTDIAPPDVSIVLVVGQAHLGGFGGIEAVARAKAEIVTGLVPGGTAVLNADDNRVRAMAAAAPGPVVLFGASPDADVRAVDVRLDALGRARFRLQHVPSGEDREVTLRLVGEHHVHNALAAAAASLAVGLTIDEVATGLSAADALSPHRMHVVERPDGVTVVDDSYNANPDSMRAALKALAVIAGRTRRSVAVLGEMLELGDEHRTAHDAIGRLVVRLNIGLTVVVGDGARAIRDGANHEGSWGDEVVLADDVEAAAAFLEEELRPGDVVLVKSSYGAGLWRLGDRLVEAGA; encoded by the coding sequence GTGATCGCCCTCACGGCGGCCGAGATCGCGGCCGCGACCGGCGGAGCCCTGTCCGGGACCGCACCGGCGACGGTCGTCACCGGACCCGTCGTCGTCGACTCCCGGGAGGTGCTGCCCGGCGGGCTGTTCGTCGCGCTCCCCGGTGAGCACGTCGACGGCCACGACTACGCCGCGGGCGCGGTGGCGTCCGGCGCGGCGCTCGTGCTCGCCGCCCGACCCCTGGACGGGCCCGACGGCCCGCTGCCGTGCGTCGTCGTCCCGGACGTGGAGCGCGCGCTCGGCGACCTGGCGCGGGACGTGCTGGCCCGGCTGCGCGAGGCCGCGGTCGAGCCCGGGGGCAGCGGGCTGCGCGTCATCGGCGTGACCGGCTCCGTGGGCAAGACCTCCACCAAGGACCTGCTCGCGCAGCTGTGCGGCGCGGCCGGGCCCACGGTGGCGCCCGTGCGGTCGTTCAACAACGAGATCGGCCTGCCGCTGACGGTGCTGCGCGCCGACGAGGCGACCCGGTTCCTCGTCCTGGAGATGGGCGCGAGCGGGCCGGGGCACCTGACCTACCTGACGGACATCGCCCCGCCCGACGTGTCGATCGTCCTCGTGGTGGGGCAGGCCCACCTCGGTGGCTTCGGCGGCATCGAGGCGGTTGCGCGGGCCAAGGCGGAGATCGTCACCGGGCTGGTCCCGGGCGGCACCGCGGTGCTCAACGCCGACGACAACCGCGTGCGCGCCATGGCGGCGGCGGCGCCCGGCCCCGTGGTGCTGTTCGGCGCGTCCCCGGACGCCGACGTGCGTGCGGTCGACGTGCGCCTCGACGCGCTCGGGCGGGCACGCTTCCGGCTGCAGCACGTGCCGTCGGGCGAGGACCGCGAGGTCACGCTCCGCCTCGTCGGCGAGCACCACGTCCACAACGCGCTGGCCGCGGCAGCCGCGTCCCTGGCGGTGGGCCTCACGATCGACGAGGTCGCCACCGGGCTGAGCGCCGCGGACGCGCTCTCGCCGCACCGCATGCACGTCGTCGAGCGCCCCGACGGCGTCACGGTCGTCGACGACTCCTACAACGCCAACCCCGACTCGATGCGCGCCGCGCTCAAGGCGCTGGCCGTCATCGCGGGGCGGACGCGCCGTTCGGTGGCCGTCCTGGGGGAGATGCTCGAGCTGGGTGACGAGCACCGCACGGCGCACGACGCGATCGGCCGGCTCGTGGTCCGCCTCAACATCGGCCTGACGGTCGTCGTGGGGGACGGCGCGCGGGCCATCCGGGACGGCGCGAACCACGAGGGGTCCTGGGGCGACGAGGTCGTCCTCGCCGACGACGTCGAGGCCGCCGCCGCGTTCCTCGAGGAGGAGCTGCGGCCCGGTGACGTCGTGCTGGTGAAGTCGTCGTACGGCGCGGGCCTGTGGCGGCTCGGCGACCGGCTCGTGGAGGCCGGCGCATGA
- a CDS encoding UDP-N-acetylmuramoyl-L-alanyl-D-glutamate--2,6-diaminopimelate ligase: MTSPLGRLRPEHPPVRRVGDLVAALAPSLGLSPASAPGSSHPGGADEDVAFTGVTMSSRDVVAGDLFLAVPGLKVHGARFADDAVTAGAVAVLTDPAGARLVHELVGDAVPVVVTADVRAAAGPVAAWFHDEPARRLVTVGVTGTNGKTTTTYFVDAALRAHHERTAVLGTVELRIGDDAVESPRTTVEAPVLQDLLALALERGATALTTEVSSHALALGRVGGVEFDVVGFTNLQRDHLDFHGDMEGYFRDKSRLFAAGQARRGVVVVDDEWGRRLAAEAPVPVETVATHVGAPEAAGADWAVVSADVGLDGVGSRFTLRGPDGAEHEAASPLPGLVNVSNAALAVVLAHAAGVPLDVAVAAVGTAHAIPGRMERVVERGDGWPLCLVDYAHTPDALELALEAVRPITPGRLLIVFGSDGDRDQGKRPIMGAVAARLADVLVVTDENPRSEDPAAIRAAILDGVREARPDLADVHEATSRAQAIRDALALAGDQDTVIVTGKGHEPTQEIAGVFHRYNDRDVFLAAHREQDRRQEQHA, from the coding sequence ATGACGTCCCCCCTCGGCCGGCTGCGCCCCGAGCACCCGCCGGTCCGCAGGGTCGGCGATCTCGTGGCCGCGCTGGCGCCCTCCCTGGGCCTGTCCCCGGCCTCCGCGCCCGGCTCGTCGCACCCCGGTGGCGCGGACGAGGACGTGGCATTCACGGGCGTCACGATGAGCAGCCGCGACGTCGTCGCGGGTGACCTGTTCCTCGCCGTCCCGGGCCTGAAGGTGCACGGTGCCCGGTTCGCGGACGACGCCGTCACCGCCGGTGCGGTGGCCGTGCTGACGGACCCCGCCGGTGCCCGGCTCGTGCACGAGCTGGTGGGCGACGCCGTGCCCGTCGTCGTCACCGCGGACGTCCGCGCCGCGGCCGGTCCGGTCGCCGCCTGGTTCCACGACGAGCCGGCGCGCCGGCTGGTCACGGTCGGCGTCACCGGCACCAACGGCAAGACGACGACCACGTACTTCGTCGACGCGGCGCTGCGCGCGCACCACGAGCGCACCGCGGTGCTGGGCACGGTCGAGCTGCGGATCGGCGACGACGCGGTCGAGAGCCCGCGCACGACGGTCGAGGCCCCCGTGCTGCAGGACCTGCTCGCGCTCGCGCTGGAGCGCGGCGCGACCGCCCTGACCACCGAGGTGTCGTCGCACGCGCTCGCGCTGGGCCGCGTCGGGGGCGTCGAGTTCGACGTCGTCGGCTTCACGAACCTGCAGCGCGACCACCTCGACTTCCACGGCGACATGGAGGGCTACTTCCGCGACAAGTCCCGCCTGTTCGCGGCCGGCCAGGCCCGCCGCGGCGTCGTGGTCGTGGACGACGAGTGGGGCCGTCGCCTCGCCGCCGAGGCCCCCGTCCCGGTCGAGACCGTCGCGACCCACGTCGGTGCGCCGGAGGCCGCCGGCGCCGACTGGGCCGTCGTGTCGGCCGACGTCGGGCTCGACGGCGTCGGCTCGCGGTTCACGCTGCGGGGCCCCGACGGCGCGGAGCACGAGGCCGCGAGCCCGCTGCCCGGCCTCGTCAACGTCTCGAACGCGGCCCTCGCCGTCGTGCTCGCACACGCGGCGGGCGTCCCCCTCGACGTGGCGGTCGCCGCCGTCGGGACCGCGCACGCCATCCCCGGGCGCATGGAGCGCGTCGTCGAGCGGGGCGACGGCTGGCCGCTGTGCCTGGTGGACTACGCGCACACGCCCGACGCGCTGGAGCTCGCGCTCGAGGCCGTGCGCCCGATCACGCCGGGGCGGCTGCTGATCGTCTTCGGCTCCGACGGCGACCGGGACCAGGGCAAGCGCCCGATCATGGGTGCCGTCGCCGCCCGCCTCGCCGACGTCCTCGTCGTCACGGACGAGAACCCCCGCTCAGAGGACCCTGCCGCCATCCGGGCGGCGATCCTCGACGGGGTGCGCGAGGCTCGACCCGACCTGGCCGACGTGCACGAGGCGACCAGCCGCGCGCAGGCCATCCGCGACGCCCTCGCCCTCGCCGGTGACCAGGACACGGTCATCGTCACGGGCAAGGGCCACGAACCGACCCAGGAGATCGCCGGGGTGTTCCACCGCTACAACGACCGCGACGTGTTCCTCGCCGCCCACCGCGAGCAGGACCGACGCCAGGAGCAGCACGCGTGA
- a CDS encoding peptidoglycan D,D-transpeptidase FtsI family protein — translation MSERTGTTPRRGPVQDPNGRRAAAVPPRVPRGSVPAGGTASARATAPRGSAAPRATAARGSAAPRATAARGSAAPRATAARGSAARGAATPATTRGPVPRTPARATSTRPPATVSGLRLPPAEPVQPASRGRVLALVMTFVLLLVLFAGRLVYVQVLKGPEIAEQARAARMASYQVLGARGEITDADGVVLATSVERYTISVNQPKIAEYVARGSDGLDGPAGVAARLAPLLGGNAAELGGTLVGDRPYVVLQKNVLPDVAREIRALRIDGVNVEKVADRVYPKGAVAGNMIGFVNSSGTGLQGLELTLDERLRGVPGHESYERGRGGQPIPGGVSEGTPAREGDSVQLTIKSDLQYKAQAELEAQVAATGATGGALVVMRPNGEVLALADSGSIDPNDPGERAADALSPALTQVFEPGSTSKVVTMAAALEEGLVAPTDQFEVADRWRTPHGETIKDSHDHAVQRLTSTGIFAESSNVGTILIGQRLTKEQRHRYMTAFGFGSRTGIELPGESAGLLRAPEDWQGRDEFAVLFGQALSVNALQAANVFATIANGGVRAEPHLIAGWTRADGTYVPEAQPEGTRVVSPETAATVLSMMESTVAAGTGSSGAIAGYRVGGKTGTAQKFNPSGYTSSFIGVAPADDPQVVTAVILHDPKTSIYGGTVAAPLFSSITQYALQQLGVAPSGAPATLHPTTW, via the coding sequence GTGAGCGAGCGCACCGGCACGACCCCGCGTCGCGGGCCGGTGCAGGACCCGAACGGCCGCCGCGCGGCTGCGGTGCCGCCGCGCGTGCCGCGAGGCTCCGTCCCCGCCGGTGGGACGGCGTCCGCGCGCGCCACCGCCCCGCGCGGCTCCGCCGCCCCCCGCGCTACTGCCGCCCGCGGCTCCGCCGCCCCGCGCGCTACTGCCGCGCGCGGCTCCGCCGCCCCGCGCGCTACTGCCGCGCGCGGCTCCGCCGCCCGCGGGGCCGCCACCCCGGCCACGACGCGCGGCCCCGTGCCCCGCACGCCCGCCCGCGCCACGTCGACGCGCCCGCCGGCCACCGTGTCGGGTCTGCGCCTCCCGCCGGCGGAGCCGGTGCAGCCCGCGTCGCGGGGCCGCGTGCTGGCGCTCGTCATGACCTTCGTGCTGCTCCTCGTGCTGTTCGCCGGACGCCTCGTGTACGTGCAGGTCCTCAAGGGCCCGGAGATCGCCGAGCAGGCGCGCGCCGCGCGCATGGCGAGCTACCAGGTGCTGGGTGCGCGGGGCGAGATCACCGACGCGGACGGCGTGGTGCTCGCGACGTCGGTCGAGCGGTACACCATCTCCGTCAACCAGCCGAAGATCGCGGAGTACGTGGCCCGCGGCTCGGACGGCCTCGACGGTCCCGCGGGAGTCGCGGCACGGCTCGCGCCGCTGCTGGGCGGCAACGCCGCGGAGCTCGGCGGCACGCTCGTCGGCGACCGCCCCTACGTCGTCCTCCAGAAGAACGTCCTGCCCGACGTGGCGCGCGAGATCCGCGCGCTGCGGATCGACGGCGTCAACGTCGAGAAGGTCGCCGACCGGGTCTACCCCAAGGGTGCCGTGGCCGGGAACATGATCGGCTTCGTGAACTCGTCCGGGACGGGGCTGCAGGGCCTGGAGCTCACGCTCGACGAGCGCCTGCGCGGCGTCCCCGGCCACGAGAGCTACGAGCGCGGGCGCGGTGGTCAGCCGATCCCCGGCGGTGTGTCCGAGGGCACGCCGGCGCGTGAGGGCGACTCGGTGCAGCTCACGATCAAGTCCGACCTGCAGTACAAGGCACAGGCAGAGCTCGAGGCGCAGGTCGCCGCGACGGGCGCGACCGGCGGCGCACTCGTCGTCATGCGGCCGAACGGCGAGGTGCTCGCGCTGGCCGACTCGGGGTCGATCGACCCGAACGACCCGGGCGAGCGCGCCGCGGACGCGTTGTCGCCCGCTCTCACCCAGGTGTTCGAGCCCGGGTCGACGAGCAAGGTCGTCACCATGGCGGCGGCGCTGGAGGAGGGCCTCGTCGCGCCGACCGACCAGTTCGAGGTCGCCGACCGGTGGCGGACGCCGCACGGCGAGACGATCAAGGACTCGCACGACCACGCGGTGCAGCGGCTGACGTCGACCGGCATCTTCGCCGAGTCGTCGAACGTCGGCACGATCCTCATCGGCCAGCGGCTGACCAAGGAGCAGCGCCACCGGTACATGACCGCCTTCGGCTTCGGGTCCCGCACCGGCATCGAGCTGCCCGGCGAGTCCGCGGGTCTGCTGCGCGCCCCCGAGGACTGGCAGGGACGCGACGAGTTCGCCGTGCTCTTCGGGCAGGCGCTCTCGGTCAACGCGCTGCAGGCGGCGAACGTCTTCGCGACCATCGCGAACGGCGGCGTGCGCGCGGAGCCGCACCTCATCGCGGGGTGGACCCGGGCCGACGGGACGTACGTGCCGGAGGCGCAGCCGGAGGGCACGCGGGTCGTCTCCCCGGAGACCGCCGCGACCGTGCTGTCGATGATGGAGAGCACCGTCGCCGCCGGCACGGGGTCGAGCGGCGCGATCGCCGGGTACCGCGTGGGCGGCAAGACCGGCACGGCGCAGAAGTTCAACCCCAGCGGGTACACGTCGTCGTTCATCGGCGTCGCGCCGGCCGACGACCCCCAGGTCGTGACGGCCGTCATCCTGCACGACCCGAAGACGTCGATCTACGGCGGCACGGTCGCCGCACCGCTGTTCAGCTCCATCACCCAGTACGCGCTGCAGCAGCTCGGCGTGGCGCCGTCAGGGGCCCCGGCGACGCTGCACCCGACCACGTGGTGA
- the rsmH gene encoding 16S rRNA (cytosine(1402)-N(4))-methyltransferase RsmH: MGEPTAADASSRHTPVLLQRCLDLLGPALTAPGAVMVDATLGMGGHTEGVLRAFDEVRVVGIDRDPQALALAGERLAPFGDRFTPVHAVYDEIPDVLDRLGLPSVQGVLMDLGVSSLQLDETERGFAYAHDAPLDMRMDPTRGLTAADVLNTYDERALARVLHVYGEERFAGRIAEAVVRRRAQAPLTRTAELVDIVRACIPAATRKTGGHPAKRTFQALRIEVNGELAALERALPAAIESLAVGGRIVVESYQSLEDRLVKRALAVGATSSAPPDLPVEPATHAPYLRLLTRGAEEADAEELARNPRSQSVRLRAAERTRPTPDHLRTARRAA, from the coding sequence ATGGGCGAGCCGACCGCTGCCGACGCGTCGTCCCGCCACACGCCCGTCCTCCTGCAGCGCTGCCTCGACCTGCTGGGCCCGGCCCTGACGGCGCCGGGGGCGGTGATGGTCGACGCCACCCTGGGCATGGGCGGTCACACGGAGGGCGTCCTGCGCGCGTTCGACGAGGTCCGCGTCGTCGGCATCGACCGGGACCCGCAGGCGCTCGCGCTGGCCGGCGAACGGCTCGCGCCGTTCGGCGACCGGTTCACGCCCGTGCACGCGGTGTACGACGAGATCCCGGACGTGCTCGACCGCCTCGGGCTGCCGTCCGTGCAGGGCGTGCTCATGGACCTCGGGGTGTCCTCGCTCCAGCTGGACGAGACCGAGCGCGGATTCGCCTACGCCCACGACGCGCCCCTCGACATGCGGATGGACCCCACGCGGGGCCTGACGGCCGCGGACGTGCTCAACACGTACGACGAGCGCGCCCTCGCACGGGTGCTGCACGTCTACGGCGAGGAGCGGTTCGCGGGTCGCATCGCGGAGGCGGTCGTCCGTCGCCGCGCGCAGGCGCCGCTGACCCGGACCGCCGAGCTCGTGGACATCGTCCGCGCGTGCATCCCCGCCGCCACCCGCAAGACCGGCGGGCACCCGGCGAAGCGCACCTTCCAGGCGCTGCGGATCGAGGTGAACGGCGAGCTCGCCGCCCTGGAGCGCGCGCTGCCGGCCGCGATCGAGTCGCTCGCGGTCGGAGGCCGGATCGTCGTCGAGTCCTACCAGTCGCTCGAGGACCGCCTGGTCAAGCGCGCGCTGGCCGTGGGCGCCACGTCCAGCGCCCCGCCCGACCTGCCCGTGGAGCCCGCGACGCACGCGCCCTACCTGCGCCTGCTGACCCGGGGCGCCGAGGAGGCCGACGCCGAGGAGCTCGCGCGCAACCCCCGGTCCCAGTCCGTCCGCCTGCGCGCCGCCGAGCGCACCCGTCCCACGCCCGACCACTTGCGTACCGCGAGGAGAGCCGCATGA
- the mraZ gene encoding division/cell wall cluster transcriptional repressor MraZ has product MSHDSTGAFGSFAPFLGTYTPRLDDKGRLILPAKFRPQLAPGLVMTRGQERCLFLLPMDEFRRMHDQLRTAPVTSKQARDYLRVFLSGASDELPDKQGRISIPPVLRKYAGLDRDVAVIGTGTRVEIWDLTAWETYLSEQEAGYADTTEEVFPNGPF; this is encoded by the coding sequence GTGTCGCATGACTCGACCGGCGCCTTCGGTTCCTTCGCGCCCTTCCTCGGGACGTACACGCCGCGCCTCGACGACAAGGGCCGGCTCATCCTCCCGGCCAAGTTCCGGCCCCAGCTCGCGCCGGGGCTCGTCATGACGCGCGGCCAGGAGCGGTGCCTGTTCCTGCTGCCGATGGACGAGTTCCGCCGGATGCACGACCAGCTCCGCACGGCGCCGGTCACGAGCAAGCAGGCCCGTGACTACCTCCGCGTCTTCCTGTCCGGGGCCAGCGACGAGCTCCCCGACAAGCAGGGACGCATCTCCATCCCGCCGGTCCTGCGCAAGTACGCGGGCCTGGACCGGGACGTCGCCGTCATCGGCACCGGCACCCGCGTCGAGATCTGGGACCTCACCGCGTGGGAGACCTACCTGTCCGAGCAGGAGGCGGGATACGCCGACACGACGGAGGAGGTCTTCCCGAACGGCCCGTTCTGA
- a CDS encoding AAA family ATPase: MQALPSPDELDGLVAVTSRLRAGIESVVTGRPELVRVSLAVLLAEGHLLLEDVPGVGKTTLAKAIARSIDAPVGRIQFTPDLLPSDLTGVSIFRAQTHEFEFRPGPVFAHVVIGDEINRASPKTQSALLECMQEAQATVDGRTYPLPRPFLVVATQNPVEMEGTYPLPEAQRDRFMARLTVGYPSVDAEIAMLDQQETADPLERLRPGTDAAEVGRLIDVARRLYAAPGLKRYVVDLVAASRQDPGLRLGASPRAAIQLLRAAKALAAMGGRNHVLPDDVQELAVPVLAHRLLPSTESRLSGRATQDVVSDIVARTPVPSLDAPARVRRALG, translated from the coding sequence ATGCAGGCACTGCCGTCACCGGACGAGCTCGACGGGCTCGTCGCGGTCACCAGCCGGCTGCGGGCCGGCATCGAGTCCGTGGTCACCGGCCGGCCGGAGCTCGTCCGGGTCTCGCTCGCCGTCCTGCTCGCCGAGGGCCACCTGCTCCTCGAGGACGTCCCGGGCGTCGGGAAGACGACGCTGGCCAAGGCGATCGCGCGCAGCATCGACGCGCCCGTCGGGCGCATCCAGTTCACGCCCGACCTGCTGCCCAGCGACCTGACCGGCGTCAGCATCTTCCGGGCCCAGACCCACGAGTTCGAGTTCCGGCCCGGCCCCGTCTTCGCGCACGTCGTCATCGGCGACGAGATCAACCGCGCCTCCCCCAAGACCCAGTCCGCACTGCTCGAGTGCATGCAGGAGGCGCAGGCCACGGTCGACGGGCGCACGTACCCGCTCCCCCGCCCGTTCCTCGTCGTCGCGACGCAGAACCCGGTGGAGATGGAGGGGACCTACCCCCTCCCCGAGGCGCAGCGCGACCGGTTCATGGCCCGGCTGACCGTCGGCTACCCGAGCGTCGACGCCGAGATCGCGATGCTCGACCAGCAGGAGACCGCCGATCCGCTCGAGCGGCTGCGGCCCGGCACCGACGCCGCCGAGGTGGGGCGCCTGATCGACGTCGCACGTCGCCTCTACGCCGCACCGGGGCTCAAGCGCTACGTCGTCGACCTCGTCGCCGCGTCCCGCCAGGACCCGGGCCTGCGGCTGGGTGCGTCCCCGCGTGCGGCGATCCAGCTCCTGCGCGCCGCCAAGGCGCTCGCGGCGATGGGCGGGCGCAACCACGTGCTCCCCGACGACGTGCAGGAGCTCGCCGTCCCGGTGCTCGCCCACCGCCTGCTGCCCAGCACCGAGTCGCGGCTGTCGGGCCGCGCGACGCAGGACGTCGTCTCCGACATCGTGGCCCGCACCCCCGTGCCGTCGCTCGACGCGCCCGCCCGCGTGCGGCGCGCACTGGGCTGA